AAAGTATAAAGTAACTACAATTGCTCCGCCTTTCGAAGAGGCAATCCTTACATATCCGCAAATTCATACGATGTTATTAAATTCAGGCAATGACAGCAACAAAGAATTACAAAATAAATTTCTACAAGGACAAGCGGTGAAAGTAGACAAAATTTGCAATGAAGGAATAAATACTATTGATGATATAACGTTTACTGCGCTTCATTTCCCGGGACATAGCCATTTTCAAATGGGATTATTATTCGACAATATTTTATATGCAGCAGATTCCTACTTTGGAAAAGATGCATTAAAAAAACACGGGATTCCATTTATTGTAGATGCCGAACAAACAATGGAAACATTGAACAAATTACTTGAAATTGATTGCTTAGGGGCTGTACCTGGACATGGTGAATTTGAGAATGACTTTAGCTCATCTGTGCAAGAGAATATACTGAAACATGAGGAAGTTTATCAGACAATCCTATTATTATTAAAACAAAGATATAAAGGTTTAGAAGAAATTCTCTCCAGTGTTTGTTTAAAGTTAAACATCACTTTAAATTCTTATATGTCTTACTCCCTTTATCGAACGTCCATTAATGCTTATGTAACGAAAGGAATTAATCGTGGGGATATTTCTTATCATTTTGAAAATAATAAATTACTTTTCACAAATTCAAAAGGGCTTTATTATAACTAACAAAAATAAAGCCATCCAAAGTAACCAATATTGTGGAAGCGAGGAGGATTGCGGTTCGTCCGCAGAAAGGGAGTGGATTTCAAGATATGAACATAACCCATTAACAAAAATAAATTAGAAAAAGGGCTGCGAGATCATCAGCTTTCACTGACTTTCTGGACAGCCCTTTTGTCATTATATTGATTTTTTCATTTTCACATGAGGGATACCAGCTTCCATAAACTCATCGGATACAGGTTGATACCCTAATTTTAAATAGAATTTTTCTGCATGTGTTTGAGAATTTAATATTAATTGAGGAATGTTTTGCTCTTTTGCAGTTGCTTCAAGAGCTTCCATTAAATTAATTCCAATGCCGTGTTTTCTGTAAGGTTTTAATACACAAATGCGTTCTACTTTTCCACCTTCAGCTATTTTTCTTAGTCTTCCTGCAGCTACAGGTTTTGTTTCGTCATAACTAATGAAATGGAAACAGTCTTTCTCGTACTCATCAATTTCGAGATCTTCTGGAACATTTTGCTCATCGATAAAAACTTCTCTCCTTACAAGAAGTGCATCTTCATACTCTTTCTCCGTTGATACTAATTTTGTCACTAATGCCATTATTAACAATCCTCTCCTAGAAGGAAAGTCTCGTAAACTGTCCAAGATCCATTTTCTAATTGGTATAATAGTTGAAAACGGTCAACAATTTCTTCGTGGTTGATATCCATCATTTTCATACTTTCAAGCACATCAGAGTGTTCCGCATCTGACATTTTTTGTCCAATAGTTATATGGGGGACAAAACTAAATTCTTGCGCTTGTTCCAATGCGCCGCTATTTAAATCACTTTGTAATTGTAATAATGTTTCATGGTTTTTCACACCTAGAAAAATCGTGTTCGTTACAGGATGGAAAGACCCAACTTTATAAACATTCAAAGGGAATGGAGGAGTAGTTTTAGCAATAGATCTCACTTGATTTACTACTTCCTTTATTTTCTCATCGTCCACTTCAAACATTCCTTTAATTGTAATGTGAGGTGGGATGAGTGTGTAATGTGGATCGTAACGCTTCCTGTATGAATTCGCAATATCTTGCAGCTTTTTAGATGGGAAAATAGCAATACCGTACTTTAACATGAAAATTCATCCTCCTCGTATAGAAAAATTGAATGTAGTTACAATTAATTAGGAAATATATTCAATTTCTTACTTTATATTATATCAAAATTTCGTGTCACTGAGAAATATGATTACCTACTTACTATATAGAAATTTTAATGCTCTTTTTAAATCTGGTTGCCAATAAGTCCATGTATGGTCTCCTTCAAATTCATCGTAAAAATAAGTGAAAGGTTTGTTTTGTAATATATTATGAAGCGTACGATTTGGTGTAAGGAAATCTTTCGTTTTTCCTTTCGTTGTTTCTACTACAGATTCCTGTTTACCAATGACATGATAGACATTTAATGAACTTGATAAGGACTGAAAATTTTCAGCTTTTTTCAAAACTGTATCATTTACATAAGGAGAGTGCATAACAATATTTGCAAATGTATGTGGGTAGTTAAGACTCGTAATAAAAGAAGCCGTACCTGCCAACGAATCACCCATTAATGATCTACCATATGCTAAGTGATGAGTGGAATATTCCTTGTCAATAAATGGAACTAATTCATGTACTAAGAATTGTTGATATGCTTCATTCTTTTCGCCATTTGGATGGTACTTTTCTCTACGGTCTTCCACGGATTTATATGGAACACCGACGATAATGAAATCTTCTAATTGCATCTCTTTTATTCCTTCATCAGCAAATGTTGCAATTCGCCCCAATTGAAAATAATCCTGACCATCCTGAACGTATAGTACAGGATATGTATAGAGATGCGAGTAGGCAGGAGGGAGGTAAACCATCACATTTATTTCTTCTTTTAAAAATTTACTATTAACCGTAAGCTCATCTATAGAACTTTTAATCTCATCTATTTTTTTCATTATTGTCACTCCGTTTCGTCTATATCCTCTTGTTAGTATATCAAAAGTGGGTATAATCTTGCATCGATTTAAACTATTGGAAATGGTATAATTAAATTTACATAATATTATGACTGTACATTAACGTGGAGGGGATTAACATGAAAAAATCAATTCATAGTAAAGAAGTTGAAGCGGCAGCGCGTAAAGCATTGTTAGAAAGAGGTGTAACAATGGAAGCGATTGCTGAAATTGTATATGAAATGCAATCCCCATATTCTGATCGTTTAACTATAGAAGAGTGTGTTGAAAGTGTGGATGCTGTTCTAGAAAAGAGAGAATTACAGCATGCTTTATTAGTTGGAATAGAACTAGACAAACTCGCAGAACAAAATAAACTATCAGAACCATTACAATCTTTAGTTGAAATGGATGAAGGTTTGTTCGGTGTCGACGAAACAATTGCACTTGGTGCAGTATTTGGATACGGAAGCATTGCGGTTACTACATATGGACATTTAGATAAACAAAAAATAGGTGTCATTAAAAAACTCGATACAAAACAAGTAGAAGGAGTACATACCTTTCTAGACGATTTAGTAGCAAGTGTTGCAGCAAGTGCATCAGCTAGGATTGCTCATCGTTTAAGAGATATTGAAGATAACTTACGAAAAGAAGAAATTGTGAAAAAAGAGATGGAAGAAAGAATTGGATAAGTTGACAGTGAGGTAATGTGATGAGTGAGCGAATTTTAGACTCTATAGACAAGAAAAAATTAAAAAATGAAATAGACGAAAAGATGAATTCACAACTCAAATTACTATGGGATAATACTGCTGATGCTGTGTTTATGTTTGACAGTAAAGGTGAAATTACTCATGTGAATCCATCATTTACAAAAATGCTTGGTTGGAGCGAACATGAAATACTTTCAAGAAATGATATCTCGATTATTCCTAAACATTATAAAAATGATCAAAAAAAGGTGTTGCAACGAATTTTAAATGGAGAAGTAATTAGCTTTCATTATACAGAAAGAAGCCGAAAAGATGGTAAGAACATTCATGTCTTAGCGTCTTACCATCCCATTAAAGATGATAATGGTGCTGTAATTGGTGCGACAGCAATGTATAAGGACATGTCAGAGCAAGTTAGAATCGAACAGGCACTTTCTGAGAGTGAAAAAAGATACCAACAATTAATTGAGCATACACCTTACATGATTGTTGTCCATGATGATATGAATATTTTATATATAAACAATGCAGGCGTTCAAACACTATGTGCAACTAATAAGAGTGAGATCTATGAGCGAACGATTTATTCATTTGTTAACTCTGACCTAGAAGATGAATTAGCAAATATATTAGCAAAGTTGAAAAAGACAAATCGTTCTGAACTGATTATTAATTCTTTAGACGGAAGGAAAATTAATGTAGATTGTACGACCATCCCCATCACCTATTTAGGAAGAAGAGCATATCAATCGGTCCTTCATGATGTTACGAAAAGAAAAAGAGCCGAGAAAGCATTGCGTAACAGCGAAAAGGACTACAGAACAATTACGGAATATTCTACAGATATGATCAGTGTATTAAATCGAAGAGGAAAGGTAATATATGCTTCTCCTTCGCATGAAACAATACTAGGATACGATGCTAAAGAATTAATAGATTCCAACTTATATGCGATTATTCATCCAGAAGATAGAAAAAAAGTTTTGCAAGTTTTTTCAACAGGTGTTTCCAAGAGACAGGGGCAAACGGTGGAATGCCGTCTAAAAAAAACAAATAATAGCTGGGTCTGGGTAGAAGCAAGAGGAACACCATTTATTAACGAAAAAGGTGAACTTGAGAAAGTTGTTATTGTTAAACGAGATATAACGGAAAGAAAGATTTACGAAGCAGAACTAGAGTATATGGCTTTCCAAGATAGTTTAACAGGATTACCTAATCGCCGGTCTTTTCTCCATCAATTGGACATGCTTGTTGAAAGTGACAATGCAACTTTTACAATCTTTTACTTAGATGTCGATCGTTTCAAATATGTAAACGACTCGCTTGGGCACCATAAAGGTGACGAATTGTTAAAAGCGATTGCAAAAAGGCTTGAAGAGTCTAGTGGGTTTGACAATGTTGCTAGGCTAAGTGGTGATGAGTTTGTCTTGCTTACAAAAGACTTAAAAAATGAAGAAGAAATCATCCAACGAGCCAATAAATTATTATCTATATTTAAAGATGCATTTTCAATTAATAATTTTGATTTCCATTTAGGAGCTAGCATAGGGATTGCCACTTACCCTAAAGATGGTGAAGATGCGCTGTCTCTATTAAAAAATGCAGACTCAGCAATGTATGAGTCAAAAGGAAATGGCAAAAACCAATATCACCTTTACCTTCCTTCTATGAATGAAAGAACGTTCGAATGGCTTGTATTAGAAAATGACTTACATAAAGCTTTAGAAAAAGGTGAGTTCTTTATAGAGTATCAGCCGCGTATTGATATGAAAAATGAACAAGTAGCAGGGGCAGAAGCGTTAATACGTTGGCAACATCCAACTTATAATCGAGTAAACCCAGCAAATTTTATTCCATTAGCAGAAGAAACTGGATTAATTATCCCAATCGGTAAATGGGTATTAGAAACTGCATGTCGTCAGTTAAAAAGCTGGCATGAAGCAGGTTTTACAAATTTGAAAATAAGTGTTAACTTTTCTGCTAGACAATTTTTATCAGAGAATTTAATAAAGGATGTTGCAGCAGTAATTTCTGATAGCAAGATTAGTCCGCAACATTTAGAAATTGAAATTACAGAAAGTACCCTATTGCAAAATGAATTAGTTGTTTTGGCTGCATTGAGAGAGTTAATGGAAATGGGTGTGCAAATAACACTTGATGACTTTGGCACTGGTTATGCTTCTTTAACTTACTTAACTAAGTATCAAGTAAATGCACTAAAAATTGATAAGTCCTTTATTAAAGATATTTCAAAAAATCCTGAAAAAGATGCAATTACGACTGCTGTCATCACATTAGCACACAGTCTAAATATGCAAGTCGTTGCTGAAGGTGTTGAATATTACGAGGACTATGAGCATTTGCTTTCAAAAAATACTGATGAAATACAAGGCTACTTTATAAGTAGACCAATTAGTCCAGAAAAATTCTTAATGGCATTAAAGAAAGGTACATTTACGAAATGTTTTAAAAAGCACTCATAAGGAGTGCTTTTTTCAATCCTGACTATTCTACTGTAATAAATAATTTATGAAAATTATTTTATGTATGATATAGTATAGTAGGTAAAAAAATACGAAAACAATTCCACAAGATTCCTTGTGGGAGAGGTTCGCGAACTCCCTCTATAAAAAACTAAGGAAAACGATATCCTTGGGATACGTTTTTTTATTTGTTTATTACAAGAAAGTATAATTTTGGCATATACTAAGGGCGTTCGAGAATTAAGTTTTCTTCTTAAAAAGGAGAATGGGAAATGAAAAAAGGAAAAGCAGTTGTTGTTTTTAGTGGTGGACAAGATAGTACGACATGTCTATTTTGGGCGATGGAACGCTTTGAGGAAGTTGAAGCCGTAACATTTAACTACAATCAAAGACATCAATTAGAAATAGATTGTGCTAAAGATATTTGTAAAGAATTAGGAATTAATCACCATATTTTAGATATGGGTTTATTAAATCAACTTACTTCTAATGCGCTAACACGCGACACAATAGATGTTAAAGATGGTGAAGAAGGAGAGTTACCTTCGACATTTGTTGATGGAAGAAATTTAATCTTTTTAACTTTTGCAGCAATTTATGCAAAACAAAAAGGTGCAAAACACATTATTACTGGCGTTTGTGAGACTGATTTTAGTGGGTATCCAGATTGTCGAGATATGTTCATTAAATCGTTAGATGTAACATTAAATCTTGCAATGGATTATCCGTTTGTCATTCATACACCGTTAATGTGGTTAAATAAAGCAGAAACTTGGAAGTTAGCAGAAGACCTAAATGCATTAGAATTCGTGAAAAATAAAACATTAACTTGTTACAATGGCGTAATTGCTGATGGATGTGGAGAATGTCCAGCATGCCACCTTAGAAACAAAGGTTATGAAGATTATCTTAATATGTTAGAGGAAGGAGGGAGTAACTAACGATGTTACAGCAATTTTATCCACAAGTACCTCACTCCTATAGTTACGAATTAAATAAGGATATGCATTTTGCAGCAGCACACTTTGTTCCACACGAGTCTGCCGGCAAATGTGTAAATGTCCATGGCCATACGTATTTCGTAAATGTGACTGTTGCAGGTGATGAGCTAAATGAAGCGGGTTTCCTAGTTGATTTTAAAACATTAAAAGAAATCGTACATGATCGCTACGACCATTCTCTAATGAACGATAAAAAAGAAGACTTTAATGATAAGAATGCATATGATTTTCCGACGACAGAAGTTGTTGCTAGAAAAATATATGAAAATATTCAATCTTACCTAAATGGAATGGATAATAAGCCTCAATGTTTGCAAGTATTAGTAAGAGAAACACCAACTAGTTATGTAGTATACCGCCCTAAAAATGGTGGGAAATAAGATGGAAAAGGCAAGAAAGATTCCAGTCTTAGAAGTATTTGGTCCAACTATTCAAGGTGAAGGAATGGTTATTGGACAAAAAACGATGTTTGTTCGTACAGCAGGCTGTGATTACCAATGTTCCTGGTGTGACTCTGCATTCACTTGGGATGGCAGTGCGAAAGATGAAATAAAGCAAATGACAGCAGAAGAAATTTGGAACGAGCTTAAAGAGATTGGAGATAACCGGTTTAATCATGTAACGATATCAGGCGGGAATCCAGCTCTCTTATCAAGTATTGGTTCACTCATCAATTTGCTTCATGAAAAGGGAATAGAAGTAGCCGTTGAGACGCAAGGGAGTATATGGAAAAACTGGTTTTTAGATATTGATCAACTGACTTTATCACCAAAGCCTCCTAGTTCTGGAATGGAAACTAATTTTGAAAAGTTGGATGAAATTTTTCACCGTCTAAAACAAAATTCTAATTTTGGAAAAGAAGTATCATTAAAAGTAGTAGTCTTTGATGAAGAGGATTTTCAATATGCAAGGGATGTACATACCCGTTATCCAGAAGTGAGTTTTTTCTTACAAGTTGGAAATAGTGATATTGAACATGAAGCTTCGACAAAAGACTTACTTGAAAAATTAGAATGGCTAGTAAATAAAGTGGTTGAATCACCTGAAATGAATCATGCTAGAGTGTTACCGCAACTGCACACCCTTATTTGGGGGAATAAAAGAGGCGTGTAAGGAAGGAAGGATTTAAGTTATGAGCGGAAGAAAAGATAGTGAATTAACAGATGTTACGTTATTAGGAAACCAAGGAACGAATTATACGTTTGAATACAACCCAAATGTTTTAGAAACATTTGAAAATAAGCATATTGAAAATGATTATTTTGTAAAGTTTAATTGTCCCGAATTTACAAGCCTTTGTCCGAAAACAAATCAACCTGATTTTGCAACTATTTACATTAGCTACATTCCAGATGTAAAAATGGTTGAAAGTAAGTCATTGAAATTATATTTATTTAGTTTTAGAAATCATGGTGATTTTCACGAAGACTGTATGAATATTATAATGAAAGACTTAATCAAATTAATGGATCCGAGATACATTGAAGTTTGGGGGAAATTCACTCCAAGGGGTGGCATTTCTATTGACCCATATGTTAACTATGGTAAACCGGGGACAAAATTTGAAAAAATGGCGGAGCATCGAATGATGAACCACGATTTATATCCTGAAAAAATTGATAATCGATAGTATGTAAAGCCTTTGCAGCCAATGCGAAGGTTTTTTTGTGCCCATAAATACATCCCATCTTGATCACATTAAACTTTCTTAAATATAAGAGGAAACAAATGAAGAAAAGGCCATAAACATAAGAGGTAATATATCTACAAAAAAGCACTAATAAATGAAGTGACATAAAACATTGTTATAGCTATAATTAATTATCTTTTACAATTTTATTAAGAAGGTGAAATCATGATTATTAAAATGCGTTTTACTCTGGTGTTAAGCGTTATATTAATACTCCTTACTGCATGTGGAACTGATAAGGTGATCGACAAAGATAACAATAATGAAACAGAAAATGAACATAGTGAAAATAACGAGGATGAGGATAATCAAAATACAGAAACTGAAAATGAAGATACTGATCAGGAAGGTTCTGATGAGATAATTGAACCGAAAAAAACAACACAATTCACTTTACATTGGGAAAATCATAATGGTAGTTTTAGCGTCAACGGTGTTAAATTGGGCGATTCTCATAAAGGAGTATTAGAGAAGTTAGGAAATCCTCAAGAAATAATTGAAAATGGGGATGAAACATTAGAGCTATATCTTATCGAAGATTGGTTCACAAGAGAATTAGCAGTGACTTATAAAGAAGAAAAAGTTGTCCGAATCGAATTATTCGGCTCATTAGAAACTACTGAACTAGAAGCACTTATTCAAGATTTTCAAGGTGGCATCTATCGATACAAATACGCATCCTACTCGCACCTTTTTGAAAGTCCAAACGGTAGTTTACTCGTCATTGACTCGAGTAATTATGCGAAATATGGCATTCAGCAACGCTATATAATTACAACGATGAACAATTGGAAAAATGAAGAAAATTACCTAGAAGATTATATGAGAACTGATAATGATGCTGCAATTGCTGTTATTGTTCGCTCTAACCCTTTATATATCCATTTACTTGGTTCTGGTGAGCTTGTTGTTAATGGAATTAAGATTGGTGATTCGAGGGAAACGGTAGAGGCGTTGTTAGGTGTGCCATTTGATGCTGAAGAAGATAAAAATTATGAGAATCAAGAAACTTCAGACCATGGGTATTGGCCACATTGGAAGTATACGTATGGAATCGAAACGGAAATTAATTATATTGAGTTTATTGTAGAATTTTACAAAGATAGAGTCATTGCAATAGAGTTGCATGATGAGATGCAAGTACCGATCATTCCAAGTTCATTTGTCGAAGAATTCGAAGGTACGATTTATATGGAAGACAGTTCTAGTTCTTTCATTTTCGATGCAAAAGAAAATATCTTTGTCATACAAGCACAATTGGGCAATTACAGAATTGCTGAAAGAGCAGACCGAAACTGGATTAACGCAAATTTTGAAGAGTCCTTAGAGAAAGTCACAAAGCAAGAAGTACTAGAAAGTCCAATTATAATAAAATAATCAGCAAAAATAGAGGAGAATGGGGCAGTTCCATTCTCTTTTTCTATTTGAAAAAGCCAGGCAAAAGCCTGACTCGCCATTAATTATTTAGTTGTTTGACCACTTAATTGTTGCTGCGCAGTTTTTACTAAACGCTTCGTAATCTCCCCACCAACAGAACCATTGCTTCTAGCTGCTGTATCAGGACTTAACGTTACTCCAAATTCTTGCGCTATTTCATATTTTATTTGATCTAATGCCTGTTCGATACCAGGCACTAACAATTGATTTCTACTTCCTCTTGCCAATTTAATTGCCTCCTTTAAATTAAATTAATGTATAAAACAACTAATGAAAGTTGTATGAGTAGTTTACGTAAACTTTAATTAAAAACACTTGGTAATGCTTAGTAGTTGAAATAGAAATTTACCAAAAGAGGAATTTTGCAAAAAATAGTTAACTTAATAGTATATGCAAAAATAATATTTTTTATTCTATCTTTAATAAAAAATTTATAATTATATGAGGGACTGATGAAATGAAAGGGTTTAACGCTTATCCGCTTGGAGATAGCGCAATTACTATCGAATTTGGTAAAACTCCTTCTCAGCAAGTGTTATCAAAGGTAAAACAGTTTTCCCAATCGCTACAACTAGCAAAATTGGCATGGATAATTGAGTGGACAACGGCTTATACAACGGTAACAATATACTGTGACATAGCGAAAGTTAATTCAATAAAGAAAGATAACGAGGATATTTTCACCTTTGTTATAGAAAAATTATCTAGAATACAAAGTACGATAATAAATGATGAATCTATATTAAATAAACAAATTGAAATACCGGTGTGCTACGATGATGAATTTGCCTTGGATCTTGAAGAAGTGGCAAAACTAAGTAATCTTTCTAAAGATGACGTTATTGCTTTTCATACAAACGCTATTTATCAGGTGGCAATGGTTGGTTTTTTACCAGGTTTCCCTTTTTTACAAGGGTTACCGAGTCAGTTAACCGCACCACGTAAGAAAACACCACGCCTAAAAGTTTTAGGTGGTTCTGTAGCGGTTGCCGGAAAACAGACAGGAATATATCCTTCAGACTCACCTGGTGGTTGGCAAATAATCGGACGCACTCCACTGAAGTTTTTCCGTCGTCACAATGCTAATCCGAGTTTATTAAAAGCTGGAGATACGGTATGTTTTAAAAGAATATCGAAAGAACAATTTTATTTATTGGATAAAAATCAATGAGTATTGAAGTAATAACACCTGGAATATATACGACTGTTCAAGACCTCGGAAGAACTGGATACCAACACATTGGAGTTAGTCCAAGCGGGGCATTTGATACTTTTGCACATCGAATTGCTAATATCCTTGTCGGAAATGATGAGTCCTGCGCAACATTGGAAGTGACGATAACAGGGCCAACATTAAAATTTAACAGTCAAATGAACATCGCCCTGACTGGTGCCAATCTTTCGCCAAAGCTAAATGGTATTGAAATAGAGAACTGGCGTCGTTATCTTGTTAACGAAGGAGATATTTTAAGGTTTGCAAAACTAAAGTCAGGATGTAGAGCATATTTAGCTGTATCTGGAGGAATAGCTGGTGAAAAGTGGCTAGGTAGTACGTCTACTTATTTACAAGAAAATGTAGGTGGCTATAAAGGGAGGCTACTGCAAAAAAAGGATGTATTACACGTAAATCAGTCTACACGTACTGATAATGAAGAAATTACTAAATGGAAAGTCTCTCAACAATTTCTTAATCATTATTATCAAAAAACACCAATTCGTGTACTTAAAGGAAGACATTATGATCAATTCTCAGAAGAAGAGCTTAAAAAATTTATGACTAATCGTTATCACGTTAATGCTTCATCAAACAGAATGGGGTATAGGTTAGATGGAGAAACAATACATCGACTTGTGGAGCAAGAACTAGTGTCCGAAGGTGTCAGTAATGGAACGGTACAGATCCCAGCAGATGGCAAGCCAATAGTATTAATGAACGATCGACAAACGATTGGTGGCTATCCTAAAATAGCTCAAGTCATCAGTGCTGATCTAATAAAACTTGCACAATATAAACCCGGGGAAGACCTTTCATTTCGATTTGTCTCTTTACAAGAGGCTCAGAACGCATATTTAATGCTTGAGAAGGAACTAAACATATTAAAAGCAGCAGTAAAGCTAAAAGGAGGGATATAGATGAAGCAAATCGATATCAATTGTGATTATGGTGAAAGTTATGGTTCCTTTCGAGGTTTTGTTAGTGATGACATATTAAAATACATATCTTCTGTAAATATAGCTTGTGGCTTTCATGCTGGAGATTTTCGGACTATGGAGCAATCAGTCAAACAAGCAATGCAACATAATGTGAAAATTGGAGCGCACCCAGGTTTTCCTGATTTACAAGGGTTTGGTCGAAGATTTATGCAAATGACACCAAAGGAAGTGTATCAAATTGTTGTTTACCAAATCGGAGCTTTATCTGCTTTTGTTAAAGCGGAAGGTGGACGCCTAAATCATGTTAAACCTCACGGTGCGCTATATAATTTGGCAGCCAAAGATCTATCAATTGCTTTAGCGATTGCTGAAGCGGTATATAAAACAGATAATTCATTAACATTATACGGACTTGCAAAAAGTGAGTTAATTACTGCTGGTAAGGAAGTCGGGTTAGCCGTTGCAGAAGAAGCATTTGCAGATCGCACGTATCAAGCTGATGGGTCATTGACACCTAGGACGGAGAAGAATGCTATCGTAACGTCTATTGATGAAGCAATAGATCAAGTTGTACATTGTATTAAACATGACGAGATGCGATCCGTTTGTGGTAACACAATAAAACTAGCGGCAGACACATATTGTATACATGGTGATACAAATACAGCACTAAGCTTAGCTAAGCAACTTACATACACCCTGAAAAAAGAAAATATTATTGTCGGATAAACCGAGGTTTATTCATGCGTGCATTGCTTGGGTACTCCAAGCTTTTTTCTTTTTCAGAAAATTTTTTTTGGAAAAACAGAACTATTTTAATCTTGTTTTCGTCTAACGATCATAAAAAAAATAAGGAGGGTATTGTATTGGCGGTTAATAAATTTATTGAACCTATATATGAAAATGACATACAAAACCCAGAAGAGTTTCTCATTCGGTTAATGGAAGAATATGGACAAAGTGTCGCGCGACTTGCTTACACTTACGTTAAAGATAAAGCATTAGCAGAAGACATTTCCCAAGAGGTTTTTATAAAATGTTATCAAAACTTAAAAGGGTTTCGAAATGAAAGCTCGTACAAAACTTGGGTTTATCGTATAACGGTCAATCATTGTAAAGATGTTTTACGGAGCTGGACATTAAGAAATGTTATCCCTACAGAAATTTTCTCTTCAAAAAGGGAGCAACATAGCTTTCGTGGAGAGGAAAGTAAATCCCCCGAATATATGGCGCTCTCAAATGAAAATGACAGCGAAATAGCAGAAGCAGTATTAAAACTGCCGATTAAGTTGCGAGAAGTAATTATTTTTTATTATTATGAAGATCAAAAAATCGAGGAAGTAGCAAATCAATTAAACCTGAATGTTAATACTGTAAAAACACGATTAATGCGGGCGAAGAAAAAATTAAGAAAGCT
This genomic interval from Lottiidibacillus patelloidae contains the following:
- the queD gene encoding 6-carboxytetrahydropterin synthase QueD codes for the protein MLQQFYPQVPHSYSYELNKDMHFAAAHFVPHESAGKCVNVHGHTYFVNVTVAGDELNEAGFLVDFKTLKEIVHDRYDHSLMNDKKEDFNDKNAYDFPTTEVVARKIYENIQSYLNGMDNKPQCLQVLVRETPTSYVVYRPKNGGK
- the queE gene encoding 7-carboxy-7-deazaguanine synthase QueE; the protein is MEKARKIPVLEVFGPTIQGEGMVIGQKTMFVRTAGCDYQCSWCDSAFTWDGSAKDEIKQMTAEEIWNELKEIGDNRFNHVTISGGNPALLSSIGSLINLLHEKGIEVAVETQGSIWKNWFLDIDQLTLSPKPPSSGMETNFEKLDEIFHRLKQNSNFGKEVSLKVVVFDEEDFQYARDVHTRYPEVSFFLQVGNSDIEHEASTKDLLEKLEWLVNKVVESPEMNHARVLPQLHTLIWGNKRGV
- the queF gene encoding preQ(1) synthase, with the translated sequence MSGRKDSELTDVTLLGNQGTNYTFEYNPNVLETFENKHIENDYFVKFNCPEFTSLCPKTNQPDFATIYISYIPDVKMVESKSLKLYLFSFRNHGDFHEDCMNIIMKDLIKLMDPRYIEVWGKFTPRGGISIDPYVNYGKPGTKFEKMAEHRMMNHDLYPEKIDNR
- a CDS encoding alpha/beta-type small acid-soluble spore protein; this translates as MARGSRNQLLVPGIEQALDQIKYEIAQEFGVTLSPDTAARSNGSVGGEITKRLVKTAQQQLSGQTTK
- the pxpB gene encoding 5-oxoprolinase subunit PxpB, with product MKGFNAYPLGDSAITIEFGKTPSQQVLSKVKQFSQSLQLAKLAWIIEWTTAYTTVTIYCDIAKVNSIKKDNEDIFTFVIEKLSRIQSTIINDESILNKQIEIPVCYDDEFALDLEEVAKLSNLSKDDVIAFHTNAIYQVAMVGFLPGFPFLQGLPSQLTAPRKKTPRLKVLGGSVAVAGKQTGIYPSDSPGGWQIIGRTPLKFFRRHNANPSLLKAGDTVCFKRISKEQFYLLDKNQ
- a CDS encoding 5-oxoprolinase subunit C family protein; the protein is MSIEVITPGIYTTVQDLGRTGYQHIGVSPSGAFDTFAHRIANILVGNDESCATLEVTITGPTLKFNSQMNIALTGANLSPKLNGIEIENWRRYLVNEGDILRFAKLKSGCRAYLAVSGGIAGEKWLGSTSTYLQENVGGYKGRLLQKKDVLHVNQSTRTDNEEITKWKVSQQFLNHYYQKTPIRVLKGRHYDQFSEEELKKFMTNRYHVNASSNRMGYRLDGETIHRLVEQELVSEGVSNGTVQIPADGKPIVLMNDRQTIGGYPKIAQVISADLIKLAQYKPGEDLSFRFVSLQEAQNAYLMLEKELNILKAAVKLKGGI
- a CDS encoding 5-oxoprolinase subunit PxpA produces the protein MKQIDINCDYGESYGSFRGFVSDDILKYISSVNIACGFHAGDFRTMEQSVKQAMQHNVKIGAHPGFPDLQGFGRRFMQMTPKEVYQIVVYQIGALSAFVKAEGGRLNHVKPHGALYNLAAKDLSIALAIAEAVYKTDNSLTLYGLAKSELITAGKEVGLAVAEEAFADRTYQADGSLTPRTEKNAIVTSIDEAIDQVVHCIKHDEMRSVCGNTIKLAADTYCIHGDTNTALSLAKQLTYTLKKENIIVG
- a CDS encoding sigma-70 family RNA polymerase sigma factor codes for the protein MAVNKFIEPIYENDIQNPEEFLIRLMEEYGQSVARLAYTYVKDKALAEDISQEVFIKCYQNLKGFRNESSYKTWVYRITVNHCKDVLRSWTLRNVIPTEIFSSKREQHSFRGEESKSPEYMALSNENDSEIAEAVLKLPIKLREVIIFYYYEDQKIEEVANQLNLNVNTVKTRLMRAKKKLRKLMGGSHFE